One Glycine max cultivar Williams 82 chromosome 6, Glycine_max_v4.0, whole genome shotgun sequence DNA segment encodes these proteins:
- the LOC100819711 gene encoding uncharacterized protein — protein MGSLMAGWDSLILDPESATIERNRSLTKEEIDAYWRAKKETELEHLRAISKLSETIQTRKCEDSENSHKSSTVTLASIKESLGMDVDQKSLEQLIKKNGWWTKSNWAFLNEPPVIEAASNEYASQFHVANLGSTKFNPGDGISA, from the exons ATGGGTTCTCTTATGGCAGGATGGGACTCTCTGATCTTAGATCCTGAATCAG CTACAATTGAGAGGAATCGATCACTCACCAAAGAAGAAATTGATGCTTACTGGCGagcaaagaaggagacagaGTTAGAACACCTCAGAGCTATTTCCAAACTATCTGAGACTATTCAG ACCCGAAAATGCGAGGATTCAGAGAATTCTCATAAGTCAAGTACTGTGACTTTGGCCAGCATAAAGGAGTCCTTAGGCATGGACGTTGACCAGAAAAGTTTAGAGCAGCTTATCAAGAAAAATGGCTG GTGGACCAAGAGCAACTGGGCATTTCTGAATGAACCGCCGGTGATAGAAGCTGCTTCCAACGAGTATGCGTCACAGTTTCACGTGGCCAACTTGGGGTCAACGAAATTTAACCCCGGAGATGGAATTAGTGCTTGA